In the Ruminococcus sp. OA3 genome, one interval contains:
- a CDS encoding TrkA family potassium uptake protein has translation MGKKQYAVFGLGKFGWSVAMTLAQSGCEVLAVDKNREIVEAIADEVTCAVHADMTNPKAVHSLGLDGIDVAVIALAEDMETSIMGTILVKEANVPYVLAKAVSALHATILKKIGADEVVFPEQDSGVRVARNLVSGGFEDLFSLSDTFSMVEMKVPEQWAGKTLRELDLRGRCHINVVALKKDEDIRVNLNPDEEVDGRATMVLIGNNIDLERMKGKLK, from the coding sequence ATGGGAAAAAAACAGTATGCCGTATTTGGGCTTGGAAAGTTTGGCTGGAGTGTCGCAATGACGCTTGCACAGAGCGGGTGTGAGGTTCTCGCAGTCGACAAGAACAGGGAGATTGTCGAGGCGATAGCCGATGAAGTGACTTGTGCAGTGCATGCAGATATGACCAACCCGAAAGCGGTTCACAGCCTTGGTCTTGACGGCATCGATGTGGCGGTGATTGCGCTGGCTGAGGACATGGAGACAAGTATTATGGGCACCATACTTGTAAAAGAGGCGAATGTTCCGTATGTGCTGGCAAAGGCTGTCAGTGCGCTGCATGCGACAATACTGAAAAAGATAGGAGCCGATGAGGTCGTATTTCCGGAACAGGATTCAGGCGTCCGGGTGGCAAGAAATCTGGTATCAGGGGGATTTGAAGATTTGTTTTCCCTTTCCGATACATTCAGCATGGTGGAGATGAAAGTGCCGGAGCAGTGGGCCGGCAAAACACTACGTGAACTGGACTTAAGGGGCCGCTGTCACATTAATGTAGTGGCACTGAAGAAGGATGAGGATATAAGAGTTAATCTGAATCCTGATGAAGAGGTGGACGGCAGAGCGACAATGGTACTGATCGGCAATAATATTGATTTAGAAAGAATGAAGGGCAAATTAAAGTAA
- a CDS encoding RNA methyltransferase, whose product MIQLQKKGRLRREEDCFIAEGVKMALEAPTEHVLQVYMSESFEREKGLPEQLENLPCEVVEDRIFEQMSDTITPQGILCLIRQFHYTLEELLKKESPLLLVLEDLQDPGNVGTIFRTAEGAGVDGIILSHNSVDIYNPKTIRSTMGSVYRMPFLYADDLQKILKMLKKEGICTYAAHLDGQNTYDREDYRGGTAFLIGNEGNGLSSELTVGAQRRIRIPMEGKLESLNAAVAAALLMYEVHRQRS is encoded by the coding sequence GTGATACAACTGCAGAAGAAAGGGAGACTGCGCAGGGAAGAGGACTGTTTTATCGCAGAAGGCGTTAAAATGGCACTGGAGGCACCCACGGAACATGTTCTGCAGGTTTATATGTCGGAGTCTTTTGAACGTGAAAAGGGACTACCCGAACAGCTGGAGAATCTGCCATGCGAGGTGGTGGAGGACAGGATCTTTGAACAGATGTCGGATACTATCACACCACAGGGGATACTATGCCTGATCCGGCAGTTTCATTATACGCTGGAAGAGCTGCTGAAGAAAGAGAGTCCACTGCTCCTGGTGCTGGAGGACCTTCAGGATCCAGGCAACGTGGGGACTATTTTCCGCACGGCAGAAGGAGCAGGTGTGGACGGCATCATTCTGAGCCATAACAGCGTAGACATCTACAATCCAAAGACAATACGATCAACGATGGGTTCAGTCTACCGGATGCCGTTTCTGTATGCGGATGATCTGCAGAAGATCTTGAAAATGTTGAAAAAAGAAGGCATCTGTACGTATGCGGCACATCTGGATGGGCAAAATACGTATGACAGGGAAGATTACCGGGGAGGAACGGCATTTTTAATTGGAAATGAGGGTAATGGGCTGAGCAGTGAACTGACAGTGGGAGCCCAGCGCAGGATAAGAATACCAATGGAGGGAAAGCTGGAGTCCCTGAATGCAGCTGTGGCAGCAGCGCTTCTAATGTATGAGGTGCACCGGCAGAGAAGTTAA